In the genome of Phlebotomus papatasi isolate M1 chromosome 2, Ppap_2.1, whole genome shotgun sequence, one region contains:
- the LOC129803305 gene encoding protein inturned: protein MSKGQEFPLKVERNSSSSAEWSEHSSSSSFSSHSSYTGSDDSYIPDWEPFVTYDGQLFYLELNPAAQNPAKEQNVVNTLASVRNAFGRVSTRRSARSSGISKLSKLISRRAKLPMPQVPSGENKVTFRETSTGQIKELTLPIDPARRHKFGRRTSVSESLLGIATCPFPDGERVMVAGFSSAQQSVKVGDWIKKIDDQEVTVTNWEAILLAYDTPTDVILTLQQTADEKPIEESLESLTKFFNLSMLANNLGILFPGVVTEEEEEEIFALLYLTMNGDTGPINQDTLFCFPEKEKNSFYATRGSFLTINSLLATDFQAQPQVTTLDINGKVFYVVYTPFNQDLLIMALSSDCGSQEEALFLNHEIQRALEFSYRVLPSAFSEANLSHLRDLCQIIEWNIRLRRARGDCFAFEEILREVHLVPLPKEAQLRIDDALSEMEAMDYREWNYEPLKSHREFYILGSAVFFKGFLLSSHLPVADLIDLNAFLRLHGLPRLLAEQSVKDCVLWKEVFLKSCDRGLSVNGKIYGIPTGRWFLNVVARGQMAIAVLLESRYVDASQTTKFIPPSPFYVEEIQDTLEHLRSGGIETLAATWIASNRRPQCVTNTLREESTLPGQSTSQVKKMELISILKRKSTSSENVDVASSLTPSEDSHKKDDDESDSDWDGFPDSQKSSSGFDMSETETLLKEVSDIIPSRLTSGHSNVLLHYVQLEIGEGILLAPTNTQNTELIRTFRQTCFLIHTVLQNTIRFRQLLSQETSKPNSHRSLVAIKEHGVLLRMHGTDFWVIGRLFLATGRETYLCHVADVPQNLVEIAFRLTLNAAG, encoded by the exons ATGAGTAAAGGCCAGGAATTTCCACTGAAAGTGGAGAGAAACTCTAGTTCTTCAGCTGAATGGAGTGAGCACAGTTCTTCGTCAAGTTTTTCCTCACATTCCTCGTATACTGGAAG TGATGACAGCTATATCCCAGACTGGGAGCCTTTTGTAACCTATGACGGGCAATTGTTCTACCTGGAACTCAATCCAGCTGCTCAGAATCCGGCAAAAGAACAAAATGTCGTGAATACTTTGGCTTCAGTCCGGAACGCATTTGGCAGGGTCAGTACTCGAAGAAGTGCCAGGAGTTCAGGGATTAGCAAACTGTCAAAGCTCATCTCTCGTCGTGCGAAATTGCCGATGCCTCAGGTGCCAAGTGGAGAGAATAAAGTGACTTTCCGGGAGACATCAACGGGGCAGATCAAAGAACTCACTCTTCCAATTGATCCTGCTCGAAGGCACAAATTCGGACGTCGGACATCTGTTAGTGAATCCCTCCTTGGCATCGCCACTTGTCCCTTTCCGGACGGAGAGCGCGTTATGGTGGCTGGATTCTCATCAGCGCAGCAGAGTGTCAAAGTTGGTGACTGGATAAAGAAGATTGACGATCAAGAGGTCACAGTGACCAATTGGGAAGCTATTTTACTGGCATACGACACTCCCACGGATGTAATACTGACCCTCCAACAAACAGCCGATGAGAAACCAATCGAGGAGTCTCTGGAATCTCTCACAAAATTCTTCAATCTCTCAATGTTGGCAAATAACTTGGGAATCTTGTTTCCGGGCGTAGTGACTGAGGAAGAAGAGGAAGAGATTTTTGCATTGCTCTACTTGACGATGAACGGTGATACTGGTCCTATAAATCAGGACACATTGTTTTGCTTCCCGGAGAAGGAAAAGAACAGCTTTTACGCTACTAGGGGATCCTTTCTTACGATCAACTCTCTCCTGGCCACAGATTTCCAAGCTCAACCTCAG GTTACTACGCTAGACATCAATGGGAAAGTCTTTTACGTTGTTTACACACCGTTCAACCAGGATTTGTTGATAATGGCTCTTTCTTCCGACTGTGGCAGTCAGGAAGAAGCACTATTTCTCAATCATGAAATTCAGAGAGCTCTGGAATTTTCCTATCGCGTCCTGCCCAGTGCCTTTTCGGAAGCCAATTTGAGTCATCTTCGTGATCTCTGTCAGATCATCGAATGGAACATTCGACTTCGTCGTGCTCGAGGCGATTGCTTTGCCTTCGAGGAAATTCTGCGTGAGGTACACCTAGTACCATTGCCCAAGGAGGCTCAGCTGCGTATAGATGATGCCCTCAGCGAGATGGAAGCAATGGATTATCGAGAGTGGAACTATGAGCCATTGAAATCCCATCGGGAATTCTATATTTTGGGCAGTGCTGTCTTTTTTAAGGGTTTCCTACTGTCATCGCATCTGCCAGTGGCTGATCTCATTGATCTCAATGCCTTTCTGAGACTTCATGGGCTGCCACGACTTCTGGCTGAACAAAGTGTCAAGGATTGTGTGCTGTGGAAGGAGGTCTTCCTCAAGAGCTGCGATCGTGGCTTGAGTGTCAATGGGAAAATCTatggaattcccacgggaaggTGGTTTTTGAATGTCGTAGCTCGTGGACAGATGGCCATTGCGGTCCTTCTGGAATCGAGATATGTTGATGCCAGCCAAACCACTAAGTTCATTCCACCATCGCCGTTCTACGTTGAAGAAATTCAG GATACTCTGGAACATTTACGAAGTGGCGGAATTGAGACACTGGCTGCGACTTGGATTGCTTCTAACCGAAGACCACAGTGTGTGACAAATACTCTTCGGGAGGAGTCCACACTACCTGGTCAGAGTACTTCGCAGGTTAAGAAAATGGAATTGATTTCCATTCTCAAGCGAAAGAGCACTTCAAGTGAGAATGTGGATGTGGCCAGTAGTCTAACCCCGAGTGAAGATTCGCACAAGAAGGATGATGATGAGAGTGATAGCGACTGGGATGGATTTCCGGATAGTCAGAAGAGTAGCAGTGGCTTCGATATGTCCGAAACGGAGACTCTGCTGAAGGAAGTGTCTGACATTATTCCAAGTCGCCTTACGAGTGGCCACAGCAATGTTCTCTTGCACTATGTGCAGCTGGAGATTGGCGAGGGCATTCTGCTGGCACCCACAAATACTCAGAACACGGAACTCATTCGCACCTTCAGACAAACTTGCTTTCTGATTCACACAGTTCTGCAGAACACTATCCGCTTCAGGCAGTTGCTGTCACAGGAAACCAGCAAACCTAACTCCCACCGTTCCCTTGTGGCAATCAAGGAACACGGAGTCCTGCTCAGGATGCACGGTACTGACTTCTGGGTCATTGGTAGACTCTTCCTGGCCACTGGAAGGGAGACCTATCTCTGCCACGTGGCAGATGTGCCTCAAAATCTCGTAGAGATCGCTTTCAGGTTGACTCTAAATGCTGCCGGATGA